A genomic segment from Streptomyces sp. NBC_00459 encodes:
- a CDS encoding 3-hydroxyacyl-CoA dehydrogenase NAD-binding domain-containing protein produces the protein MSTTELLKGAAELFPDEVVTSAHVRHLDLPFNAGRFALITLDNGFDHTKPTTFGPASLANLSIAIDQVEKEASAGEIVGVGITGKPFIFAVGADLKGVELLKNHSDALAIGKGGHEVFKRLAQIAVPTFGYYNGAAMGGGVEVGLHCSYRTVSAALPAFSLPEVFLGLVPGWGGCTLLPNLIGADKAVTVIIENSLNQNKQLKGGQVYDLGIADALFEGADFLEQSLLWTAAVLKGEIVVERPAIDRGEAWDQAVARGRFIADSKVHGAAPAAYRALDIIAAAKDGDLQKGYDAEDVALADLIMGGELRSGIYAFNLVQKRGKRPAGAPDKSLARPVTKVGVVGAGLMASQLALLFLRRLEVPVVLTDIDQERVDKGVGYVHAEIDKLLLKGRVNQDKANRLKALVTGVLDKAEGFSDADFIIEAVFEEIGVKQQVFAEVEAVAPAHAILATNTSSLSVTEMASKLKNPERVVGFHFFNPVAILPLLEIVRGEQTDDVSLATAFGVAKKLKKTAVLVKDAPAFVVNRILTRFMGEIQNVIDEGTSVEVAEKAVEPLGLPMSPLVLLELVGPAIGLHVSETLNRAFPDRFTVSPNLAAVVKAGKRGFYVYDSGKPELDPEVAALLKQGDVALSEEQVRDRVLDAVAQEIGLMLDEGVVAEAQDIDLCLITGAGWPFHLGGVTPYLDREGVSERVNGKRFLEAGVASVPA, from the coding sequence GTGAGCACCACCGAACTCCTCAAGGGCGCGGCCGAGCTGTTCCCCGACGAGGTCGTGACGTCCGCGCACGTACGCCACCTCGACCTGCCCTTCAACGCCGGCCGTTTCGCGCTGATCACCCTCGACAACGGCTTCGACCACACCAAGCCGACCACCTTCGGCCCGGCCTCGCTGGCGAACCTGAGCATCGCCATCGACCAGGTCGAGAAGGAGGCGTCGGCCGGCGAGATCGTCGGTGTCGGCATCACCGGCAAGCCGTTCATCTTCGCGGTCGGCGCGGACCTCAAGGGCGTCGAGCTCCTGAAGAACCACTCCGACGCGCTCGCCATCGGCAAGGGCGGCCACGAGGTCTTCAAGCGGCTGGCCCAGATCGCCGTCCCGACCTTCGGCTACTACAACGGTGCCGCCATGGGCGGTGGCGTCGAGGTCGGTCTGCACTGCTCGTACCGGACCGTCTCCGCGGCCCTGCCGGCCTTCTCGCTGCCCGAGGTCTTCCTCGGTCTGGTCCCCGGCTGGGGCGGCTGCACCCTCCTGCCGAACCTGATCGGCGCGGACAAGGCCGTCACGGTGATCATCGAGAACTCGCTCAACCAGAACAAGCAGCTCAAGGGCGGGCAGGTCTACGACCTCGGGATCGCCGACGCGCTCTTCGAGGGCGCTGACTTCCTGGAGCAGTCGCTGCTGTGGACGGCCGCCGTCCTGAAGGGCGAGATCGTCGTCGAGCGCCCGGCGATCGACCGTGGCGAGGCCTGGGACCAGGCCGTCGCGCGCGGCCGGTTCATCGCCGACAGCAAGGTGCACGGGGCCGCCCCGGCCGCCTACCGCGCGCTGGACATCATCGCCGCGGCCAAGGACGGCGACCTGCAGAAGGGGTACGACGCCGAGGACGTCGCGCTCGCCGACCTGATCATGGGTGGCGAACTGCGCTCCGGCATCTACGCCTTCAACCTGGTCCAGAAGCGCGGCAAGCGTCCGGCGGGTGCGCCGGACAAGTCGCTCGCGCGTCCGGTCACCAAGGTGGGCGTCGTCGGCGCGGGCCTGATGGCCTCGCAGCTCGCGCTGCTCTTCCTGCGCCGTCTTGAGGTGCCGGTCGTGCTGACCGACATCGACCAGGAGCGCGTCGACAAGGGTGTGGGCTACGTCCACGCCGAGATCGACAAGCTGCTGCTCAAGGGCCGCGTCAACCAGGACAAGGCCAACCGCCTCAAGGCCCTGGTCACCGGTGTCCTGGACAAGGCGGAGGGCTTCTCCGACGCCGACTTCATCATCGAGGCCGTCTTCGAGGAGATCGGCGTCAAGCAGCAGGTGTTCGCGGAGGTCGAGGCGGTCGCCCCGGCGCACGCGATCCTCGCGACGAACACGTCGTCCCTGTCGGTGACGGAGATGGCGTCGAAGCTGAAGAACCCCGAGCGGGTCGTCGGCTTCCACTTCTTCAACCCGGTCGCGATCCTGCCGCTCCTGGAGATCGTGCGCGGCGAGCAGACCGACGACGTCTCGCTGGCGACGGCGTTCGGTGTCGCCAAGAAGCTGAAGAAGACCGCGGTACTCGTGAAGGACGCTCCGGCGTTCGTCGTGAACCGTATCCTTACCCGCTTCATGGGCGAGATCCAGAACGTGATCGACGAGGGTACGTCGGTCGAGGTCGCGGAGAAGGCGGTGGAGCCGCTGGGTCTGCCGATGTCTCCGCTGGTGCTGCTGGAGCTGGTCGGTCCGGCGATCGGTCTGCACGTCTCGGAGACGTTGAACCGGGCGTTCCCGGACCGCTTCACGGTCTCCCCGAACCTCGCCGCCGTCGTCAAGGCCGGCAAGCGTGGCTTCTACGTGTACGACAGCGGGAAGCCCGAGCTGGACCCCGAGGTCGCCGCGCTGCTGAAGCAGGGTGACGTCGCTCTGAGCGAGGAGCAGGTGCGGGACCGGGTACTCGACGCGGTCGCCCAGGAGATCGGGCTCATGCTCGACGAGGGTGTCGTGGCCGAGGCCCAGGACATCGACCTGTGCCTGATCACCGGTGCGGGGTGGCCCTTCCACCTGGGTGGCGTCACGCCGTACCTGGACCGTGAGGGTGTCTCCGAGCGGGTGAACGGGAAGCGGTTCCTGGAGGCCGGGGTGGCTTCCGTCCCGGCGTAA
- a CDS encoding thiolase family protein produces MPRTVRDVVFVDGVRTPFGKAGPKGIYHETRADDLVVKAIRELLRRNPGLDTKQIDEVAIAATTQIGDQGLTLGRTAGILAGLPQSVPGYSIDRMCAGALTAVTTAAGSIAFGAYDAVIAGGVEHMGRHPMGEGVDPNPRFVSEKLVDESALFMGMTAENLHDRYPHITKLRADEYAVRSQEKAAKAYANGKIQQDLVPISVRNTNAEVGETGFGLVTADEPMRPGTTLENLSGLKTPFRVHGRVTAGNAAGLNDGATASIIASEDFARANDLPVKMRLVSYAFVGVEPEVMGYGPIPATEKALAKAGLGIGDIGLFEVNEAFAVQALAFLDHYGIADDDARVNQYGGAIAFGHPLASSGVRLMTQLARQFEEQPEVRYGLTTMCVGFGMGATVVWENPNHKDAGGDK; encoded by the coding sequence GTGCCTCGTACCGTCAGGGATGTCGTCTTCGTCGACGGCGTCCGCACCCCGTTCGGCAAGGCGGGCCCGAAGGGCATCTACCACGAGACCCGCGCCGACGACCTCGTCGTGAAGGCGATCCGGGAGCTGCTGCGCCGCAACCCGGGTCTCGACACGAAGCAGATCGACGAGGTCGCCATCGCCGCGACCACGCAGATCGGCGACCAGGGGCTGACCCTGGGCCGCACTGCGGGCATCCTCGCCGGGCTGCCGCAGTCCGTCCCGGGCTACTCCATCGACCGGATGTGCGCGGGCGCGCTGACCGCCGTCACCACCGCCGCCGGTTCGATCGCCTTCGGCGCGTACGACGCCGTCATCGCCGGTGGCGTCGAGCACATGGGCCGTCACCCCATGGGCGAGGGCGTCGACCCGAACCCGCGGTTCGTGAGCGAGAAGCTCGTGGACGAGTCGGCCCTGTTCATGGGCATGACCGCCGAGAACCTGCACGACCGCTACCCGCACATCACCAAGCTGCGCGCCGACGAGTACGCCGTGCGCTCCCAGGAGAAGGCCGCCAAGGCGTACGCCAACGGCAAGATCCAGCAGGACCTGGTGCCCATCTCCGTACGGAACACCAACGCGGAGGTCGGCGAGACGGGCTTCGGCCTGGTCACCGCCGACGAGCCGATGCGGCCGGGGACCACCCTGGAGAACCTGAGCGGGCTGAAGACGCCGTTCCGTGTGCACGGGCGGGTCACCGCCGGCAACGCGGCCGGCCTGAACGACGGCGCCACCGCGTCGATCATCGCGTCCGAGGACTTCGCGCGCGCGAACGACCTGCCGGTCAAGATGCGTCTCGTCTCGTACGCCTTCGTCGGCGTCGAGCCCGAGGTCATGGGCTACGGTCCGATCCCGGCGACCGAGAAGGCCCTCGCCAAGGCGGGCCTCGGCATCGGTGACATCGGTCTGTTCGAGGTCAACGAGGCCTTCGCCGTCCAGGCCCTGGCCTTCCTCGACCACTACGGCATCGCGGACGACGACGCGCGCGTGAACCAGTACGGCGGTGCCATCGCCTTCGGTCACCCGCTGGCCTCGTCGGGTGTGCGTCTGATGACGCAGCTTGCCCGTCAGTTCGAGGAGCAGCCGGAGGTCCGCTACGGCCTGACCACCATGTGCGTCGGCTTCGGCATGGGCGCCACCGTCGTCTGGGAGAACCCGAACCACAAGGACGCCGGAGGCGACAAGTGA
- a CDS encoding ribonuclease D — translation MTEAQETAADSSLRTTGGAPPDDNGSSEAQAPIPLLEPRDGIPPVVADENSLAEVIAAFAAGSGPVAVDAERASGYRYGQRAYLVQLRREGAGTALIDPVACPDLSGLGEALSGVEWVLHAATQDLPCLREIGMVPTHLFDTELAGRLAGFPRVGLGAMVEGVLGFVLEKGHSAVDWSTRPLPDPWLRYAALDVELLVDLRDALEKELDRQGKLEWAREEFDAIASAPPPEPRKDPWRRTSGMHKVRRRRQLAVVRELWETRDRIAQRRDVSPGKVLSDAAIVEAALAVPANVHALAGLTGFGHRMGRRQLEQWQAAVDSVKALTDSQLPQPGQPVTGPPPPRAWADKDPVAAARLSAARAGVSALAERLNMPQENLITPDTVRRVCWEPPTPLDAGSVAAALTGYGARDWQVEQVTPVLVEALSAEAP, via the coding sequence GTGACCGAAGCCCAAGAGACCGCAGCAGACAGCTCACTGCGAACCACCGGAGGCGCTCCTCCGGACGACAACGGATCTTCTGAGGCTCAGGCGCCGATCCCCCTCCTCGAACCCCGTGACGGGATTCCGCCCGTCGTCGCCGACGAGAACTCGCTCGCCGAGGTGATCGCCGCGTTCGCCGCGGGCAGCGGCCCCGTCGCCGTCGACGCGGAACGCGCGTCCGGTTACCGCTACGGCCAGCGCGCCTATCTGGTGCAGTTGCGCCGCGAGGGCGCCGGCACCGCCCTCATCGACCCCGTCGCCTGCCCTGATCTGTCGGGCCTCGGTGAGGCGCTGAGCGGCGTGGAATGGGTGTTGCACGCCGCCACACAGGACCTGCCCTGCCTCCGCGAAATAGGTATGGTCCCCACCCACCTGTTCGACACCGAACTGGCCGGACGGCTGGCCGGGTTCCCCCGGGTCGGCCTCGGCGCGATGGTCGAGGGCGTCCTGGGATTCGTACTCGAGAAGGGTCACTCCGCGGTCGACTGGTCGACCCGGCCGCTGCCCGACCCCTGGCTGCGGTATGCGGCACTTGACGTCGAACTCCTGGTCGACCTGCGGGACGCGCTGGAGAAGGAGCTGGACCGGCAGGGCAAGCTGGAGTGGGCCCGCGAGGAGTTCGACGCGATCGCGTCGGCGCCGCCGCCGGAGCCCCGCAAGGACCCCTGGCGGCGCACGTCGGGCATGCACAAGGTGCGCCGGCGTCGGCAGCTCGCCGTCGTACGGGAGCTGTGGGAGACCCGGGACCGGATCGCCCAGCGCCGGGACGTTTCTCCGGGCAAGGTGCTGTCGGACGCGGCCATCGTCGAGGCCGCGCTCGCCGTGCCGGCCAATGTCCACGCGCTGGCCGGGCTGACCGGCTTCGGGCATCGGATGGGGCGGCGGCAGCTGGAGCAGTGGCAGGCGGCGGTGGACAGCGTCAAGGCGCTCACCGACTCCCAGTTGCCCCAGCCGGGGCAGCCCGTGACCGGGCCTCCGCCGCCGCGCGCCTGGGCCGACAAGGATCCGGTGGCCGCCGCCCGGCTGTCCGCCGCGCGGGCCGGGGTTTCCGCACTGGCCGAGCGGCTGAACATGCCTCAGGAGAACCTGATCACTCCGGACACGGTGCGAAGGGTCTGCTGGGAGCCGCCCACTCCCTTGGACGCCGGCTCCGTGGCCGCGGCCCTTACGGGGTACGGGGCCAGGGACTGGCAGGTGGAGCAGGTGACGCCGGTTCTGGTGGAGGCGCTTTCCGCCGAGGCGCCGTAG
- a CDS encoding response regulator transcription factor, translating to MSVLLEQPASLVAYRPNKPTAMVVVADPRVRSTVTRHLWALGVRDVIEASSIAEARPRIGNPRDICVADVHLPDGSGLTLLSETRAAGWPNGLALSAADDIGAVRNALAGGVKGYVVTGTRNNIGLPGRPGAAPIGAGARMHRRPPGAPSHPGGYRELSGREVEVLRLVAEGQSNKAIGVSMGLSALTVKSHLARIARKLGTGDRAGMVAVALRTGIIH from the coding sequence GTGTCCGTTCTTCTTGAGCAGCCCGCAAGCCTGGTCGCCTACCGCCCGAACAAGCCGACCGCCATGGTGGTCGTGGCCGACCCCCGCGTCCGCTCCACCGTCACCCGCCATCTGTGGGCGCTCGGTGTGCGCGATGTGATCGAGGCCTCGTCCATCGCGGAGGCTCGTCCCCGCATCGGCAACCCCCGCGACATCTGCGTCGCCGACGTCCACCTGCCCGACGGCAGCGGGCTCACCCTGCTGTCCGAGACCCGTGCCGCGGGCTGGCCCAACGGCCTGGCCCTGTCCGCCGCCGACGACATCGGAGCCGTGCGCAACGCCCTCGCGGGCGGCGTGAAGGGCTACGTCGTCACCGGCACCCGCAACAACATCGGACTCCCCGGCCGGCCGGGCGCCGCCCCCATCGGCGCCGGCGCCCGTATGCACCGCCGCCCCCCGGGTGCCCCGAGCCACCCGGGCGGCTACCGCGAGCTGTCCGGACGCGAGGTCGAGGTCCTGCGACTGGTCGCCGAGGGCCAGTCGAACAAGGCGATCGGCGTCTCCATGGGTCTGTCCGCGCTGACCGTCAAGAGCCACCTCGCCCGTATCGCCCGCAAGCTCGGCACGGGCGACCGCGCCGGGATGGTGGCGGTGGCCCTGCGGACCGGAATCATCCACTGA
- a CDS encoding DUF3000 domain-containing protein, whose translation MAAAQGRLSDGTGGMDDAKEGDRDAMDAAPLPFRAAVDALRTARLRPQIEIEPTRAPQRLAPFAYALEAAVVDGEEDLADGRLVLLHDPAGHDAWQGSFRLVTLVRAELEPEMAADPLLPDVCWSWLTGALQARGLSYGEASGTVTRASSHYFGGMSERPAASQIEIRASWTPREGLGGVPDTASHLASWCDLLAQIAGLPPAGPGDASVVTLPQRRGPQSR comes from the coding sequence ATGGCTGCGGCTCAGGGACGACTGTCGGACGGCACTGGCGGAATGGACGACGCGAAGGAGGGGGACCGGGACGCGATGGATGCTGCTCCATTGCCCTTCCGGGCCGCTGTCGACGCGTTGCGGACCGCGCGGCTGAGGCCGCAGATCGAGATCGAGCCGACGCGGGCGCCCCAGCGCCTGGCGCCGTTCGCGTACGCACTGGAGGCGGCGGTCGTCGACGGCGAGGAGGATCTGGCCGACGGCCGGCTCGTCCTGCTGCACGATCCGGCCGGGCACGACGCCTGGCAGGGCTCCTTCCGGCTGGTGACGCTGGTACGCGCCGAGCTGGAGCCGGAGATGGCCGCCGACCCACTGCTGCCCGACGTGTGCTGGTCCTGGCTGACCGGGGCGCTCCAGGCGCGCGGGCTGTCGTACGGCGAGGCCAGCGGCACGGTCACCCGCGCGAGTTCGCACTACTTCGGCGGGATGTCGGAGCGGCCGGCCGCCTCCCAGATCGAGATCCGCGCCTCCTGGACACCCCGCGAGGGCCTCGGCGGCGTCCCGGACACCGCGTCCCACCTCGCCTCCTGGTGCGACCTGCTCGCCCAGATCGCGGGCCTGCCACCGGCCGGCCCCGGGGACGCGTCGGTGGTGACGCTCCCGCAGCGGCGGGGGCCCCAGTCCCGCTGA